In Coregonus clupeaformis isolate EN_2021a unplaced genomic scaffold, ASM2061545v1 scaf1415, whole genome shotgun sequence, one genomic interval encodes:
- the ddx52 gene encoding probable ATP-dependent RNA helicase DDX52, translating to MDAFDLFRKLGAGAKFDFKRFGKDAERFKVVRSQEKDVSDLYGIDFFGTGVTHGNQEKRGAEEEEGEVDAVAGKRKREDEVKTAKKKNKDGQAETEVVCGGQQGETEGILWTSSADRKSKGLKVGRDGDKTSMKRLQHLHQEKVNRVRAQHRINVHGCDVPDPVCTFSELQSEYDLNPRVLQNLSAAGLTTPTPIQMQAIPLMMHGRELLACAPTGSGKTLAFCLPLLTHLKQPANLGFRALVISPTRELASQTHRELVRLSEGVGFRVHILDKASMAAKKYGPSSNKKYDILVSTPNRLVFLLKQDALDLSRSALEWLVVDESDKLFEDGRSGFREQLAAVFQACSSPRVRRAFYSATCAPDVEQWCRLNLDNLVSVNIGHRNSAVETVEQELLFVGTENGKLLAVRDIIKK from the exons ATGGACGCATTCGACTTGTTTCGGAAGCTCGGAGCCGGAGCTAAATTTGATTTCAAAAGGTTTGGAAAAGATGCCGAACGATTTAAG GTGGTGAGGTCCCAAGAGAAAGATGTATCTGACCTCTATGGGATCGACTTCTTCGGAACCGGAGTAACCCACGGCAaccaggagaagagaggagcggaggaagaagaaggagaggTAGATGCTGTTGCAGGGAAAAGGAAACGAGAGGATGAGGTGAAGACTGCAAAGAAGAAAAATAAAGATGGTCAGGCTGAAACTGAAG TGGTGTGTGGTGGCCAGCAGGGGGAGACCGAGGGCATCCTGTGGACCTCCTCTGCAGACAGGAAGTCTAAAGGTTTGAAGGTGGGGAGGGACGGAGACAAGACATCAATGAAGAGACTCCAACACCTCCACCAAgagaag gtGAACCGTGTCCGTGCGCAGCATCGTATCAACGTGCACGGCTGTGACGTGCCCGACCCAGTGTGCACGTTCTCCGAGCTGCAGTCCGAGTACGACCTGAACCCACGCGTCCTCCAGAACCTGTCCGCAGCTGGACTCACCACTCCCACGCCCATTCAGATGCAGGCTATACCCCTGATGATGCAT ggtcgtGAGTTGTTGGCGTGCGCTCCGACAGGTTCGGGGAAGACTCTAgcgttctgtctccctctcctgacACACCTGAAACAGCCTGCTAACCTTGGCTTCAGAGCTCTAGTCATCTCACCAACCAGGGAACTGGCCAGCCAG ACCCACAGGGAGTTGGTGCGTCTGTCGGAGGGCGTCGGGTTCAGAGTTCACATACTAGACAAGGCATCCATGGCAGCCAAGAAGTACGGTCCCAGCTCTAACAAGAAATACG ataTTCTGGTCAGTACCCCTAATAGACTGGTGTTCCTCCTGAAGCAGGATGCTCTAGACCTCAGCAGGTCAGCTC tggAATGGTTAGTGGTGGATGAAAGCGATAAGCTCTTTGAGGATGGTCGTAGTGGTTTCAGAGAGCAGCTGGCGGCGGTATTCCAGGCTTGCTCCTCCCCCCGGGTGAGACGTGCGTTCTACAGCGCTACCTGTGCGCCAGACGTGGAACAGTGGTGTCGCCTCAACCTCGACAACCTGGTCTCTGTCAACATTGGACACAG